One Loxodonta africana isolate mLoxAfr1 chromosome 4, mLoxAfr1.hap2, whole genome shotgun sequence genomic region harbors:
- the LOC135231361 gene encoding olfactory receptor 6C2-like → MKNYTAITTFILVGLTDDTNLQILLFIFLFLTYLLSVVGNLTIITLTLVDSHLKTPMYFFLRNFSILEVSFTTVCIPRFLYTMASGDNTVTYNACATQLFFVVVLGVTEFFLLTAMSYDRYVAICKPLHYTTIMSNRVCIRFLIGCYIIALIIVIPPFGMGFDLEFCDSNVIDHFGCDAAPILKITCSNTEFIERFVLILAVLILLFTLVCVIMSYAYIIKTILRFPSVQQQKKAFSTCSSHIIVVSITYGSCIFIYVKPSAKEGVAINKVVSVLTTSVAPVMNPFIYTLRNKQVVQAFKDLIKRVASISKN, encoded by the coding sequence ATGAAAAATTATACAGCGATAACAACATTCATCCTGGTGGGACTAACAGATGACACAAATCTACAGATTCtgctttttatctttttgttccTAACATATTTGTTGAGTGTTGTTGGGAATCTAACCATCATCACTCTCACCTTGGTGGATTCTCACCTTAAAacacccatgtatttttttctccggAATTTTTCCATCTTAGAAGTCTCATTTACAACTGTCTGCATTCCCAGATTTCTCTACACAATGGCATCTGGGGACAATACTGTTACTTACAATGCATGTGCCACtcaattattttttgttgttgtcctgGGCGTGACTGAGTTTTTTCTCCTGactgccatgtcctatgaccgttACGtagccatctgcaagcccctgcattacacaacCATCATGAGCAACAGAGTCTGCATCAGGTTCCTTATTGGCTGTTATATAATTGCTCTAATCATTGTCATCCCACCATTTGGCATGGGCTTTGACCTCGAGTTTTGTGACTCCAATGTCATAGACCACTTTGGCTGTGATGCTGCTCCTATCCTGAAGATCACCTGCTCCAACACAGAGTTTATAGAGCGGTTTGTCTTAATTCTGGCTGTGTTGATCCTCCTTTTCACTTTGGTGTGTGTGATTATGTCCTACGCATACATCATCAAGACTATTCTCAGATTCCCTTCTGTCCAGCAACAGAAAAAGGCTTTTTCTACTTGCTCGTCCCATATAATTGTGGTTTCTATCacttatggaagctgcatcttcatctACGTTAAGCCATCTGCAAAGGAAGGGGTAGCTATTAATAAGGTGGTGTCAGTACTTACTACCTCAGTTGCCCCAGTAATGAATCCCTTCATTTATACTCTGAGAAACAAGCAAGTGGTTCAAGCTTTTAAAGACCTGATCAAAAGGGTTGCATCTatctcaaagaactaa